A single genomic interval of Koleobacter methoxysyntrophicus harbors:
- a CDS encoding DUF2188 domain-containing protein, producing the protein MGKNQWVVRHGDKWAVKGEGNKRATKVTDTQKQAINVAKGIAQNQKSELIIQGRDGKIRSKDSYGNDPCPPKDKEH; encoded by the coding sequence ATGGGTAAAAATCAATGGGTTGTAAGACACGGCGACAAATGGGCTGTTAAAGGCGAAGGCAACAAAAGAGCAACTAAAGTTACTGATACTCAAAAACAAGCAATAAATGTGGCAAAAGGAATTGCCCAAAACCAGAAATCGGAATTGATTATCCAAGGAAGAGACGGCAAAATCAGGAGTAAAGACAGTTATGGAAATGACCCATGCCCACCAAAAGATAAGGAACATTAA